In the Chroococcidiopsis sp. SAG 2025 genome, one interval contains:
- a CDS encoding phosphotransferase, with the protein MTFLLSSQNVLDYLIRQGLCTQEDRSSSKIERKTAKNFNLLLTLPRGRQLLVKQELHDREGKTAREFLREWRVQEFLQQFPEHSYLRTWLPEILHFDERHSIIVFNYLTDYRDLIDFYTKDNIFPTTIATSIGTLLATIHRVTLDRQDYQEFFSQKSEDESINQAPHLIRVLDRIGPEVFGLVPADGLRFFALYQRYDSLGQAIKELSAALEPCCLIHNDLKLNNILLSNSWEQAVSTCSPLNSLEVRAAREDSIIRLIDWERSTWGDPAFDLGMLISSYLLIWLSSLVTSKAIAIEESLRLAMTPLEELQHSIAALTSAYLSHFPEILERRPDFLQRVVQFAGMCLINAIQARLQHQKFFGNPGICILQVAKSLLCRPEQSMLTVFGLPASEFLRFSYSSV; encoded by the coding sequence ATGACATTTTTATTAAGCTCTCAAAATGTTCTCGACTATTTGATTAGGCAGGGACTCTGTACTCAAGAAGATCGATCTTCGAGTAAGATTGAGAGAAAAACTGCCAAAAATTTTAACTTGTTACTCACTCTGCCAAGGGGTCGCCAACTTTTAGTCAAGCAAGAACTGCACGACCGAGAAGGAAAAACTGCTAGAGAGTTTTTGAGAGAATGGCGAGTTCAAGAATTTTTACAACAATTCCCAGAACATAGCTATCTTCGCACTTGGCTTCCAGAGATACTCCATTTTGATGAGAGACATTCAATCATTGTTTTTAATTACCTCACAGACTATCGAGATCTCATAGATTTCTATACTAAAGACAATATATTCCCAACTACGATCGCAACTTCAATCGGAACCCTTCTGGCTACCATTCATCGCGTGACTCTAGATCGTCAAGACTATCAAGAATTCTTCTCCCAAAAGTCAGAGGATGAATCCATTAACCAGGCTCCTCATCTCATTCGTGTCTTAGACCGGATCGGTCCTGAAGTTTTTGGTCTAGTTCCCGCAGATGGGTTGAGATTCTTTGCACTCTATCAGCGCTACGATAGCTTAGGGCAGGCGATTAAAGAGCTTAGCGCTGCTTTAGAGCCTTGTTGCCTAATACACAACGATCTCAAGCTAAACAATATCCTACTATCCAACAGTTGGGAGCAAGCTGTCTCGACATGCTCCCCCCTTAATTCCCTTGAAGTTCGAGCGGCTAGGGAGGATAGCATTATTCGTTTAATTGATTGGGAGCGCTCCACTTGGGGAGATCCTGCTTTCGACTTAGGAATGCTCATCTCTAGCTATTTACTAATCTGGCTATCTAGCTTAGTTACTAGTAAAGCGATCGCGATCGAAGAGTCTTTACGCCTTGCCATGACTCCCCTTGAGGAGCTGCAACATTCGATTGCAGCTCTGACTAGCGCTTATTTGAGTCACTTTCCAGAAATTTTAGAGCGTCGACCTGATTTTTTGCAGCGCGTCGTGCAATTTGCTGGTATGTGCTTGATTAATGCCATTCAGGCAAGACTCCAGCACCAAAAATTCTTTGGCAATCCAGGTATCTGTATACTCCAGGTTGCCAAGTCTTTGCTGTGTCGTCCAGAACAATCAATGCTGACTGTTTTTGGCTTACCAGCGTCGGAATTTCTTCGCTTTAGCTATTCTTCCGTTTGA
- a CDS encoding T3SS effector HopA1 family protein, translating to MQLLDSAQNQLSDFETDKLLAALHDIVRKIQIESTFCIRHLDYQAWQLPADRLTRFQQLPLELQTKYLSQQLCGFLYSIYYNGSLKSALALDADSVGLELHQNLENNTFLGVDLEFYQRLHSSNSGKGYFDPDWQVLREESDGSLAVRKTDLTLHIERDRHLQPVEQSATVGDSVAILMPRNLVQNGFYMAVGDAGPTRLGNIVRIYFNLSSEGAVVVMGNLTRQLNDINIPFSFKVLYNPPDYKRYDSGVLYFDKSNYEDVQPLLQAVYVEHQSHFQSEVPLFTKLLAPGLALAEEPNRKFSAQESFGLNRCKIVANGLLEAWQQKDSSTEGRMASISKHFSLQEIDLQRPYLNPKSEDIYTPLDWRYIVIK from the coding sequence ATGCAATTGCTGGATTCGGCGCAAAATCAACTATCGGACTTTGAGACCGATAAACTACTGGCTGCTCTTCATGACATTGTCCGCAAAATTCAAATTGAGTCTACATTCTGTATTCGTCATCTAGATTACCAAGCTTGGCAACTTCCGGCTGATAGATTAACGCGTTTTCAACAACTACCCTTAGAGCTTCAGACTAAGTACTTAAGCCAGCAGCTGTGCGGTTTTCTCTACAGCATATATTACAACGGTTCTCTCAAATCTGCCTTGGCTCTAGACGCAGATTCAGTTGGTTTAGAACTGCACCAGAATCTAGAGAATAATACGTTTCTGGGAGTGGACTTGGAATTTTATCAGCGATTGCATTCTAGCAACAGCGGTAAAGGCTACTTTGACCCTGATTGGCAAGTGCTAAGAGAGGAGAGTGATGGCAGCCTAGCAGTGAGAAAGACCGACTTGACTCTGCATATCGAACGCGATCGCCATTTACAACCAGTGGAGCAATCTGCAACCGTTGGAGACTCGGTGGCAATCCTAATGCCTCGCAACCTGGTGCAAAATGGATTCTACATGGCGGTAGGCGATGCAGGTCCGACCAGACTCGGCAATATAGTACGCATCTACTTCAATCTCAGTTCCGAAGGTGCGGTTGTAGTTATGGGCAACCTCACGCGGCAGCTGAATGACATTAATATTCCTTTCAGCTTCAAGGTACTATACAATCCCCCAGACTACAAGCGCTATGATTCAGGGGTACTCTACTTTGATAAAAGTAACTATGAAGATGTGCAACCACTATTGCAGGCTGTTTATGTAGAACACCAATCGCATTTTCAATCAGAAGTGCCATTGTTTACCAAGCTTTTAGCACCCGGACTCGCTCTTGCAGAAGAACCAAACCGCAAATTTTCTGCCCAAGAAAGTTTTGGTCTGAACCGTTGTAAAATCGTTGCCAATGGCTTACTCGAAGCTTGGCAACAAAAGGACAGTTCGACCGAAGGTCGGATGGCATCTATCAGCAAACACTTTTCATTGCAAGAAATTGATTTGCAGCGTCCTTACCTTAATCCTAAATCTGAGGACATTTACACTCCATTAGACTGGCGTTACATAGTCATCAAATAA
- a CDS encoding peptidylprolyl isomerase produces the protein MLEAIAVSRDDIIQQIKLLCQIPSIIEAIVSRQIIANAAKEAGITVELAELQQAADNFRLSNNLIRADDTWSWLHKQSLSLNEFEQLIYTTIISEKLARHLFADKVESVFFEQQLNYSGVVMYEVVLDDRDLALELFYALQEGEIGFCEVARQYIQDKELRRAGGYRGMLRRSELKPEISAAVFAATPPQMLKPIVTSKGTHLILVEEIVQPQLDDTLRLKILADLFTTWLKQQIEQVEIVKYLDPENLAANFESQVSNGLISDRL, from the coding sequence ATGTTAGAAGCGATCGCTGTTTCCCGTGACGATATTATCCAGCAAATCAAACTTTTGTGCCAAATTCCCTCTATCATTGAAGCTATAGTGTCTCGCCAAATTATTGCTAATGCTGCAAAAGAAGCAGGCATTACAGTGGAACTGGCAGAACTGCAGCAGGCGGCAGATAATTTTCGGTTAAGCAACAATCTGATACGCGCTGACGATACCTGGTCGTGGCTGCACAAACAGAGTTTGTCCCTAAATGAGTTTGAGCAATTGATTTACACTACTATCATCTCGGAGAAATTAGCTCGACATCTGTTTGCAGATAAAGTCGAATCGGTTTTTTTTGAGCAACAGTTAAATTATAGCGGAGTGGTGATGTATGAAGTTGTCTTAGACGATCGCGATTTGGCTCTGGAATTATTTTATGCTCTTCAAGAAGGCGAGATCGGTTTCTGTGAGGTAGCTCGTCAGTATATCCAGGATAAAGAGCTACGCCGTGCTGGGGGATATCGGGGGATGCTACGCCGCAGCGAGCTCAAACCAGAAATTTCTGCTGCGGTTTTTGCAGCTACTCCGCCCCAGATGCTCAAACCAATTGTTACTTCTAAGGGAACGCATCTAATCTTGGTTGAGGAGATCGTGCAACCACAATTGGATGATACGCTGCGCTTAAAAATCCTTGCAGATTTATTTACTACATGGCTAAAGCAACAAATCGAGCAAGTTGAAATTGTTAAGTACCTTGACCCAGAAAACCTAGCCGCTAATTTCGAGTCCCAAGTTTCCAATGGTTTAATTAGCGATCGGCTATAA
- a CDS encoding HlyD family secretion protein has product MSYTPNSHILSNQNAGEQGYINNGKTPPSQPTVATESDRDWSYDTQELLDTLPRVWTRGLLYLLVFFAGIILPWSMLAKVDETGSARGRLEPKGKTVRLDAPVTGAVAEIEVKEGQFVKAGQTLLALESEEMLAQLQQARAKLEGQLDRLPQVELIKNQLKMTALTQRQQSKAQAAGQQAQIHQSQQQIDFHKTEIDSAKQLLAKDRSTVQRFRQLRQSGVISGLQLDEAERTMIDNQQRLIKAKSDIQQAQNELKKQRSTYESTLREGDLAVMESERSIKEVQAQITDLQAEIAQSRQQIESLLFQLQQRVLRAPIDGTIFQLPIQRAGAVVQPGDTIAQIAPKGTSLVVRAQMASPESGFLRLGLPVKIKFDAYPFQDYGVVEGRVSWISPDSKTQETNQGRIESFELEIAPQQPYIQTADKRIAIKPGQTATAEVVIRQRRVIDFILDPFKRLQAGGLEL; this is encoded by the coding sequence ATGTCATATACACCTAATTCACACATTCTATCCAACCAGAACGCTGGCGAACAGGGCTATATCAACAACGGTAAAACGCCACCTTCTCAGCCAACGGTAGCAACTGAGAGCGATCGAGACTGGTCTTACGACACCCAAGAGCTGCTCGATACCTTGCCACGGGTTTGGACGCGGGGCTTGCTGTATCTGTTAGTGTTTTTTGCTGGCATCATCTTACCCTGGTCAATGCTTGCCAAGGTCGATGAGACAGGTAGCGCCAGAGGGCGGCTTGAACCCAAGGGCAAAACTGTAAGGCTTGATGCGCCTGTTACTGGAGCAGTTGCTGAGATTGAGGTAAAGGAAGGTCAATTTGTCAAGGCTGGTCAAACATTATTGGCATTGGAATCAGAGGAAATGCTTGCCCAGCTCCAACAAGCTAGAGCAAAGTTAGAAGGTCAGCTAGATCGCCTCCCACAGGTGGAACTGATAAAAAACCAACTAAAGATGACTGCCCTGACGCAGCGACAGCAGAGCAAAGCCCAAGCAGCAGGGCAACAAGCACAAATTCATCAAAGTCAGCAACAGATTGACTTTCATAAAACAGAGATTGATTCGGCAAAGCAGCTCTTAGCAAAGGATCGAAGCACGGTGCAACGCTTTCGACAGCTGCGGCAGAGCGGTGTAATTTCGGGGCTACAGCTAGACGAAGCAGAACGCACGATGATTGACAACCAACAGCGTCTGATAAAAGCTAAGTCAGACATCCAACAAGCCCAAAACGAACTCAAAAAACAGCGAAGTACCTATGAAAGTACTCTTCGCGAAGGCGATCTGGCAGTCATGGAGAGTGAGAGAAGTATCAAAGAAGTCCAAGCCCAAATCACAGACCTGCAAGCGGAAATCGCTCAATCCAGACAACAGATTGAGTCTCTGTTATTTCAGTTGCAGCAACGCGTGCTACGCGCACCAATTGACGGCACAATTTTTCAGTTGCCCATCCAACGTGCTGGAGCCGTAGTACAACCTGGTGACACAATCGCTCAGATTGCGCCAAAAGGGACTTCTCTTGTAGTTAGGGCACAAATGGCTAGTCCAGAAAGCGGTTTTCTACGTTTGGGGTTGCCGGTCAAGATCAAATTTGATGCCTATCCCTTCCAAGACTATGGAGTGGTGGAAGGTCGCGTGAGTTGGATTTCACCAGACTCCAAGACTCAGGAAACAAACCAAGGTAGGATAGAAAGCTTTGAGCTGGAAATCGCGCCGCAACAGCCCTACATCCAAACTGCCGACAAGCGTATTGCCATAAAACCAGGTCAGACAGCGACAGCAGAGGTGGTTATCCGGCAGCGTCGCGTCATTGACTTCATTTTAGATCCGTTTAAGAGGTTGCAAGCAGGCGGCTTGGAACTTTAG
- a CDS encoding peptidase domain-containing ABC transporter, whose amino-acid sequence MIQQSFPLSKQQLGQYLAQSLGQALTEQELSKCFEQIQILEPTAGKLFWQTADTTAGIYIVLTGKVRLLDSTDNLITSFGAGVSFGEQTLFPEYFQPYSARASVNLKLCHLPSELLHALARKYPTILEHLYHQAVLWDLLLLCRNSKIFRALPVEELIKTLSLMERHNLEAGKLPTSLLKDRRLVLLRRGEIIHSSDRKLSIGKIYQLSQLSQQQAWQVTQPTQLYTLSRSRWEMALQYLPQLADVVESWEQEAEEAGEFGGEISISDSKSQIRSSQSPLTREEPKFPEFTVESRNRQKKIISKAYFPNPTVKIGHLWQRVTKRYPFIAQQSASDCGAACLVMVGRYWGKHLSINRLRDIANVDRNGATLRGIAAAAESIGFATRPVKASLDKLASANLPAIVHWEGKHYVVVYEVTRDRVVIIDPAIGQRTLSHRQFKASWTGYALLLQPTVLLKDAEETRQPFWQFFELVKPHWLILLEVLIASILIQLLGLLMPLFTQLLLDRVVVQRSTLTLNAVGLGLLIFSLFRVAMTGLRQYLLDHTANRVDLALIVGFIRHTFRLPLSFFESRYVGDIIARIQENHKIQRFLTGEALSIFLDLLTVFVYVGLMFWYSWKMALLVLVIVPPFFLLALIATPFLQRISREIFSAIAAESSYLIQALTGVRTVRSMALEHTVRWHWEGLLSKFIKTNFSGQVIANSLQIFSATIEATASAALLWFGAWQVIQNQLTIGQLVAFNMLLGNVIRPFQRLIVLWNQLQEVIISVERINDVLEAEPEEDLQKQDRQSLPPIRGHICFNQVTFRYHPESDVNTLENVSFEAQPGQMIALVGRSGSGKTTIAKLILGLYPPTEGKILIDGYDVTSLSLRSLRSQIGVVDQDTFLFGSTIRENISIGHPEATLEEIRLAAQQAGADQFIQQLPMGYETQIGEAGGLLSGGQRQRLAIARALLGNPRLLILDEATSHLDAESERIIQTNLNAILKNRTTLTIAHRLSTIRRADLILVLDRGVLVESGTHEELMAKRGHYFYLNQQQLAATTI is encoded by the coding sequence ATGATTCAACAGTCATTCCCACTTTCCAAGCAACAGCTAGGTCAATACCTCGCCCAATCTCTAGGTCAGGCTCTTACAGAGCAGGAACTCTCGAAATGCTTCGAGCAAATTCAAATTTTGGAGCCAACTGCCGGCAAACTATTTTGGCAGACAGCAGACACGACCGCTGGTATCTACATAGTTCTGACGGGAAAAGTCAGATTACTCGATAGCACTGATAACTTAATTACTTCTTTTGGGGCAGGGGTGTCGTTCGGCGAGCAAACTTTGTTTCCAGAGTACTTTCAACCTTACTCAGCTAGAGCTTCTGTCAATTTAAAGCTTTGCCATCTACCTAGTGAGTTGTTGCACGCTTTAGCTCGCAAATATCCCACCATACTGGAGCATCTTTATCACCAAGCAGTACTTTGGGATCTACTGCTGTTATGTCGTAACAGTAAAATCTTTCGCGCTCTACCTGTTGAAGAGCTAATCAAAACGCTGTCACTCATGGAGCGGCATAATCTGGAAGCAGGCAAACTTCCAACTTCCCTGCTCAAAGATCGGCGGCTGGTGCTACTGCGTCGAGGGGAAATTATACATTCATCAGACCGAAAGCTAAGTATTGGAAAAATTTATCAACTTTCCCAGTTATCTCAACAACAAGCTTGGCAGGTAACTCAACCAACCCAACTGTATACTTTAAGCCGTTCTCGTTGGGAGATGGCACTGCAATATTTGCCACAACTAGCCGATGTAGTGGAATCGTGGGAGCAGGAAGCTGAGGAAGCTGGGGAATTCGGGGGAGAAATTTCAATTTCTGATTCAAAATCCCAAATCCGCTCCTCCCAGTCTCCCTTAACAAGGGAGGAGCCAAAATTTCCAGAGTTTACTGTTGAGTCAAGAAATCGGCAAAAGAAAATAATCAGTAAAGCCTATTTCCCAAACCCAACCGTAAAAATAGGTCATTTGTGGCAGCGCGTCACGAAACGCTATCCATTCATTGCACAACAAAGTGCATCAGACTGCGGTGCAGCCTGTCTGGTGATGGTTGGTCGCTACTGGGGCAAGCACTTAAGTATAAATCGCTTGCGGGACATAGCCAATGTTGACCGTAATGGGGCAACGCTACGAGGTATTGCAGCTGCCGCAGAAAGTATTGGATTTGCTACCCGACCTGTAAAAGCTAGCCTCGACAAACTTGCTTCAGCAAACTTGCCTGCTATTGTTCATTGGGAAGGAAAGCACTACGTTGTGGTCTACGAAGTGACGCGCGATCGCGTCGTCATTATCGACCCTGCTATCGGTCAACGAACCCTCAGCCATAGACAATTCAAAGCGAGTTGGACTGGCTATGCGTTGTTACTACAGCCCACCGTTCTACTTAAAGACGCTGAAGAGACCCGTCAACCCTTTTGGCAGTTCTTTGAGTTAGTAAAACCTCACTGGCTGATACTACTGGAGGTGTTAATTGCCTCCATTCTGATCCAGCTCTTGGGGCTGCTCATGCCGCTGTTCACCCAGTTATTATTGGATCGAGTGGTCGTACAGCGCAGTACTCTGACTTTAAACGCTGTAGGGTTAGGTTTGCTCATCTTTAGTCTGTTTCGAGTCGCTATGACCGGACTGCGGCAATACCTGCTGGATCATACGGCTAATAGAGTCGATTTAGCGCTGATTGTAGGTTTTATTAGACATACTTTTCGCCTGCCACTCAGCTTCTTTGAGTCGCGCTATGTAGGAGACATTATTGCTCGCATCCAGGAAAACCATAAAATTCAGCGCTTCCTAACGGGTGAAGCACTGTCAATTTTTCTCGATTTGCTGACAGTCTTTGTCTACGTGGGGCTGATGTTTTGGTATAGCTGGAAAATGGCGCTGCTAGTGTTGGTAATTGTGCCACCATTTTTTTTACTAGCGCTGATTGCAACCCCCTTCTTGCAACGCATCTCAAGAGAGATCTTTAGTGCCATTGCCGCTGAAAGTAGTTACCTGATCCAAGCGCTTACAGGGGTTCGTACTGTTAGATCGATGGCGCTGGAGCATACGGTTCGCTGGCATTGGGAAGGACTCCTGAGTAAGTTCATCAAAACTAACTTTTCCGGACAAGTTATCGCCAACAGCCTCCAAATCTTCAGTGCAACTATTGAAGCTACAGCAAGTGCGGCACTACTGTGGTTTGGGGCGTGGCAGGTCATTCAAAACCAACTGACTATTGGGCAGTTAGTTGCTTTTAATATGCTATTGGGCAATGTTATTAGACCCTTTCAGCGGCTAATTGTCCTCTGGAATCAGTTACAGGAAGTGATCATTTCAGTTGAGCGCATTAATGATGTGCTTGAAGCTGAACCAGAAGAAGACTTACAGAAACAAGATCGTCAATCCCTGCCACCGATTCGGGGTCACATTTGCTTTAACCAAGTCACTTTCCGTTACCACCCAGAAAGCGATGTTAACACCTTAGAAAACGTTAGCTTCGAGGCGCAACCAGGGCAAATGATAGCACTTGTGGGGCGCAGTGGATCTGGGAAAACAACAATCGCCAAGTTGATTTTGGGTCTCTATCCCCCCACAGAAGGAAAGATTCTGATTGACGGCTATGATGTGACCAGCCTATCCCTGCGATCGCTCCGTTCTCAAATTGGCGTTGTCGATCAGGATACCTTTCTTTTTGGTAGTACCATTCGAGAAAATATTAGCATTGGTCACCCAGAAGCTACCTTAGAAGAAATTAGGTTGGCGGCGCAGCAAGCTGGTGCAGATCAGTTTATTCAGCAACTGCCAATGGGTTATGAAACTCAAATTGGTGAGGCTGGAGGATTGCTTTCTGGCGGACAACGCCAGCGCCTAGCGATCGCTCGCGCCCTACTAGGTAATCCCCGCTTGTTGATTTTAGATGAAGCAACCAGCCACCTCGATGCTGAATCAGAGCGGATTATTCAGACTAACTTGAACGCAATTCTCAAAAATCGGACAACGCTAACGATCGCTCATCGCCTCTCCACCATCCGCAGGGCTGACCTGATTCTGGTACTCGATCGAGGGGTATTGGTCGAAAGTGGTACCCATGAAGAATTGATGGCAAAGCGCGGTCACTACTTCTACCTTAACCAGCAACAACTAGCTGCAACCACTATTTGA
- a CDS encoding helix-turn-helix domain-containing protein — MSTNRLRTYSTLDRFYTEESKFLTTVQRKHLLESLQMDLRSEYRRRIEIMLLADMGYSQAQICAALGCSKETARYWIAMTQAGKADNWNENVIGRPTTVNEQYLDRLKELVSSSPREYGYSFRCWTAGWLSKHLTKEFGIAVSDRHINRLLKKLGLSTRPRRSDTETVTHGSKNYGINIGDLPSSSPSSFLWPSNFIKFGN; from the coding sequence ATGTCTACTAATCGTTTGAGAACGTATAGCACCTTAGATAGGTTTTATACAGAAGAAAGCAAGTTCTTAACAACAGTGCAGCGAAAACATCTGCTAGAAAGCCTGCAAATGGATTTGCGCTCAGAATACCGCCGTCGGATCGAAATCATGTTACTGGCAGATATGGGTTACTCTCAGGCACAAATTTGTGCAGCATTGGGGTGTTCCAAAGAAACAGCACGGTACTGGATTGCTATGACACAAGCAGGAAAGGCTGACAACTGGAATGAGAATGTAATTGGTCGACCCACCACAGTGAACGAGCAATATCTCGATCGTCTGAAAGAATTGGTGAGTAGCAGCCCTCGTGAATATGGCTATTCATTTCGCTGTTGGACAGCTGGATGGTTAAGTAAGCATTTAACGAAAGAATTTGGTATCGCAGTGAGCGATCGCCACATTAACCGTTTGCTAAAAAAACTGGGGCTTTCTACTCGACCTAGACGCTCGGACACAGAAACAGTCACTCATGGCAGCAAGAATTACGGTATTAACATTGGCGATCTGCCATCTTCCTCACCGTCTAGTTTCCTGTGGCCATCCAATTTCATCAAATTTGGTAACTAG
- a CDS encoding helix-turn-helix domain-containing protein, whose protein sequence is MNLSSMPLKNQIKAFVDSKGITRYQFCKATGLSQNTVYRLYKDPNYIPGSEALLKICEAYSIQPGVLIKYLPKEDDSNQEAI, encoded by the coding sequence ATGAACCTATCATCCATGCCACTCAAAAATCAAATAAAAGCATTTGTAGATAGTAAGGGAATAACCCGCTATCAATTTTGCAAAGCTACTGGTCTAAGCCAGAACACTGTATATCGGCTATATAAAGACCCTAATTATATTCCTGGTTCAGAAGCTTTGCTCAAGATCTGCGAGGCTTACAGCATCCAACCTGGAGTTTTAATTAAATATCTTCCTAAGGAGGACGACAGCAACCAAGAAGCTATATGA
- a CDS encoding ParB/RepB/Spo0J family partition protein produces MAEGEANRFKLVPIAQIQLSHLEQPRHHFESEALNHLASSILQHGILHPLLVRPISSATVKYELVAGERRFRAAVLAGLDAVPVVIRELGDLEAATLTLVENLQREDLDAIEETRGIVRLLALRLQLGCEAIVSLLVRMAKEAKGQTAQNVLDSTTTAIVIDMFSSLGKMSWESFVTCRLPLLNLPLDLQAAIQTQALNYTKALALSRLKDDERRSLLLRQVLEQNLSVRQIQNQIRQLQQLESPNQIDRNLFNHQSKCFQTNFEADLEVYGAICEDRNTKANTTENQSWNPASVTGATESPTLEIESGRVQNMPPSHATQIEQSTGERVSFALNHISTQSGQQDFEEPPFQEALDIQMDTLTQIETISRQVRESLASNRQAICTPKQQRQLLKLLAQLHQILGNKL; encoded by the coding sequence ATGGCAGAGGGTGAAGCCAATCGATTCAAGCTAGTGCCGATCGCACAAATTCAGCTCAGCCACCTGGAGCAACCACGGCATCACTTTGAGTCTGAAGCCTTAAATCACCTCGCTTCATCAATTCTGCAACACGGTATTCTGCATCCATTACTCGTCAGACCGATCTCCAGTGCAACTGTAAAATACGAACTAGTTGCCGGGGAACGGCGATTTCGTGCCGCTGTGCTAGCAGGGTTGGATGCAGTACCTGTAGTCATACGGGAACTGGGCGATCTCGAAGCAGCTACTCTAACCTTAGTCGAAAACCTCCAACGTGAAGACCTTGATGCCATTGAAGAGACACGCGGCATCGTGCGCCTGCTAGCTCTCCGTTTACAACTGGGGTGCGAAGCAATAGTTTCGCTGCTCGTGCGCATGGCAAAGGAGGCTAAAGGACAAACAGCCCAAAACGTTTTGGACTCAACTACAACTGCAATTGTGATTGACATGTTTAGTTCCCTGGGGAAGATGAGCTGGGAATCATTTGTTACATGTCGCTTGCCTTTACTCAATTTGCCTTTGGATTTGCAAGCGGCGATTCAAACTCAAGCACTTAATTACACCAAAGCGCTCGCTCTCTCTCGGCTTAAAGATGACGAACGGCGTTCTCTTCTGCTGCGGCAGGTGTTGGAACAAAACTTATCCGTGCGCCAAATTCAGAACCAAATTCGCCAGTTGCAGCAGCTCGAATCACCGAACCAAATAGACAGAAACTTATTCAATCATCAGAGCAAGTGCTTTCAAACCAATTTTGAGGCTGACTTAGAAGTATATGGCGCAATCTGTGAAGATCGCAACACAAAAGCTAATACAACTGAAAATCAAAGCTGGAACCCTGCGAGCGTCACTGGAGCTACTGAGTCACCAACGCTGGAAATAGAGTCAGGCAGAGTTCAAAACATGCCGCCATCTCATGCAACCCAAATAGAGCAGTCAACTGGCGAGCGAGTCAGTTTTGCACTTAATCATATTTCGACTCAATCCGGTCAGCAAGATTTCGAGGAGCCTCCCTTCCAAGAAGCACTTGACATCCAGATGGATACATTAACTCAGATAGAAACTATTTCCCGGCAGGTGCGGGAGTCGCTCGCTAGCAATCGCCAAGCTATCTGCACTCCCAAGCAGCAAAGGCAATTGTTAAAACTTCTGGCTCAATTGCATCAAATTTTGGGCAATAAGTTATAG
- a CDS encoding ester cyclase, whose product MSKFLAFLYLTFNYALLLTNLTPAQESLQALWEEHLQYEFGTHSTEDALATMVEDAYVNHIPVMTGGVGKPALREFYSKYFIPQMPPDMELTPISRTIGTDQLVDEMVAKFTHTVWMEWILPGVAPTGKRVEVASVAIVKFRDGKLAHEHIYWDQASELVQLGLLDPSTLPVVGVESARKALDPSLPSNAPIDRA is encoded by the coding sequence ATCAGCAAGTTTTTGGCTTTTCTCTATCTTACGTTTAATTATGCCCTACTACTTACCAATTTGACACCAGCCCAGGAGTCTTTGCAAGCACTTTGGGAAGAGCATTTACAGTACGAGTTTGGCACTCACAGTACTGAAGATGCTCTTGCCACGATGGTTGAAGATGCTTACGTTAACCACATCCCGGTAATGACTGGGGGAGTCGGGAAACCAGCACTGCGCGAGTTTTATTCCAAATACTTCATTCCACAGATGCCGCCGGACATGGAGTTGACCCCAATCTCGCGCACGATCGGGACAGATCAACTCGTGGATGAAATGGTGGCTAAGTTCACTCATACTGTTTGGATGGAATGGATATTACCCGGCGTTGCTCCCACCGGAAAACGGGTGGAGGTGGCATCAGTAGCGATCGTCAAGTTCCGTGACGGCAAGTTAGCTCACGAACACATCTACTGGGATCAGGCGAGCGAATTGGTTCAACTCGGCTTGCTCGATCCTAGTACGTTACCCGTTGTAGGCGTTGAAAGTGCGCGTAAGGCACTCGATCCGAGCTTGCCTTCAAACGCACCGATCGATCGCGCTTAG
- a CDS encoding DUF4278 domain-containing protein, which yields MKLIYRGVTYECHPSETSKHPFQKVRSLAPTEIPGSLAVHQLIYRGVTYYKLSHQGITFSVNAC from the coding sequence ATGAAATTAATCTATCGTGGTGTTACCTACGAGTGTCACCCTTCTGAAACTTCAAAGCACCCATTTCAGAAAGTTCGATCGCTCGCACCGACGGAAATTCCAGGCAGTTTAGCCGTTCATCAGTTGATCTATCGCGGTGTGACCTACTACAAGCTCAGCCATCAAGGAATCACATTTTCAGTCAATGCTTGCTGA